One segment of Saprospiraceae bacterium DNA contains the following:
- the acs gene encoding acetate--CoA ligase: MFSKLLAVTLQIKTLDQYREVYARSVADPEGFWAEQAATFQWKKPWKKVLKWNFQKAETKWFLGGKLNITENCLDRHLATRAKQTALIWEPNDPKAKPRKLTYKQLYQQVCQFANALKAQGVKKGDRICIYMPMTPELMFAVLACARIGAIHSVVFAGFSAVSLADRIKDSECSVVITSDYNARGAKNIPVKAIVDEALALGCDSVRRVIVHKNTGEKVDWTEGRDTWWHDAIAGKRKSCKAQTMDAEDPLFILYTSGSTGKPKGVVHTCGGYMVYTEYTFRNVFQYQDGDVYWCTADVGWITGHSYIIYGPLLAGATTLMFEGIPTYPDAGRFWDVVQRHKVNIFYTAPTAIRALMAAGDDFVKNRRMPSLRVLGTVGEPINDEAWHWYHEKIGKKRCPIVDTWWQTETGGMMISPLAGITPTKPCYATLPLPGIQPCLVDANGKELEGNDVEGLLCIKFPWPGIIRTTWGDHERCRQNYFATFKNKYFTGDGARRDHDGYYRIIGRVDDVINVSGHRIGTAEVEDAINNHDNIVESAVVGYPHDIKGQGIYAYVITNHPVEPEDLNQFRKEVLEVVTKEIGPIAKPDKIQIVPGLPKTRSGKIMRRILRKIAEGETSNLGDISTLLNPEVVEEIKVGATKI; this comes from the coding sequence TTGTTCTCAAAACTTCTTGCCGTGACTTTACAAATAAAGACCCTTGACCAATACCGTGAAGTTTACGCCCGCTCCGTCGCCGACCCAGAAGGTTTTTGGGCTGAACAAGCCGCCACTTTTCAGTGGAAAAAACCGTGGAAAAAAGTCTTGAAATGGAATTTTCAAAAAGCCGAAACCAAGTGGTTTTTGGGCGGAAAACTCAATATCACCGAAAACTGCCTCGACCGGCACTTGGCCACTCGCGCCAAACAAACCGCCCTCATCTGGGAGCCGAACGACCCGAAAGCAAAGCCGCGCAAACTGACTTACAAACAGTTGTACCAGCAAGTCTGCCAGTTTGCCAATGCCTTGAAAGCGCAGGGCGTGAAAAAAGGCGACCGTATTTGCATCTATATGCCGATGACGCCTGAACTGATGTTCGCCGTGCTCGCCTGCGCTCGCATCGGGGCGATTCATTCGGTCGTGTTTGCGGGCTTCAGCGCCGTCTCGCTCGCCGACCGCATCAAAGATTCCGAATGTTCCGTCGTCATCACTTCCGACTACAATGCACGCGGCGCGAAGAACATACCCGTCAAAGCCATTGTGGACGAGGCGCTTGCGCTCGGTTGCGACTCCGTGCGCAGGGTCATTGTGCATAAAAACACAGGCGAAAAAGTGGATTGGACGGAAGGCCGCGACACTTGGTGGCACGATGCCATCGCCGGAAAACGCAAATCCTGCAAAGCCCAAACGATGGACGCGGAAGACCCGCTTTTTATCCTCTACACTTCCGGCTCCACAGGCAAGCCCAAAGGCGTGGTGCACACTTGTGGCGGCTACATGGTTTACACCGAATACACTTTCCGCAACGTGTTCCAATACCAAGACGGTGACGTTTATTGGTGCACCGCCGACGTGGGCTGGATAACCGGCCATTCCTATATTATCTATGGCCCGCTGCTCGCTGGGGCTACCACATTGATGTTCGAGGGCATCCCGACCTACCCCGACGCGGGGCGCTTCTGGGATGTCGTGCAGCGCCACAAAGTCAACATCTTTTACACCGCGCCGACGGCGATTCGGGCGCTCATGGCGGCAGGCGATGATTTTGTCAAAAACCGCCGGATGCCCTCGCTCCGCGTGCTCGGCACGGTGGGCGAGCCAATCAACGACGAGGCTTGGCATTGGTACCACGAGAAAATCGGCAAAAAACGCTGCCCCATCGTGGACACTTGGTGGCAAACGGAGACGGGCGGCATGATGATTTCGCCACTCGCGGGCATCACGCCGACGAAGCCATGCTACGCCACCTTGCCCCTGCCCGGCATCCAACCTTGCCTTGTGGATGCGAACGGGAAAGAATTGGAGGGCAATGATGTGGAAGGGCTGCTTTGCATCAAATTCCCGTGGCCGGGCATCATCCGCACCACTTGGGGCGACCACGAACGCTGCCGACAAAACTATTTTGCCACGTTCAAAAACAAATACTTCACCGGCGACGGCGCGCGCCGCGACCACGACGGCTACTACCGCATCATCGGGCGCGTGGACGATGTCATCAATGTGAGCGGCCACCGCATCGGCACGGCGGAAGTGGAAGACGCGATTAACAACCACGACAACATCGTGGAATCGGCGGTAGTGGGCTACCCGCACGACATCAAGGGGCAGGGCATCTACGCCTACGTCATCACTAATCACCCCGTGGAACCAGAAGACCTGAACCAATTCAGGAAAGAGGTGCTGGAAGTGGTGACAAAGGAAATCGGCCCCATCGCCAAGCCCGACAAGATTCAAATCGTGCCGGGGCTGCCAAAGACCCGTTCGGGGAAAATCATGCGGCGCATCTTGCGGAAAATCGCAGAGGGAGAGACCTCCAATCTGGGCGATATTTCCACTTTGCTGAACCCGGAGGTGGTGGAGGAGATTAAAGTTGGGGCAACTAAAATTTGA
- a CDS encoding Txe/YoeB family addiction module toxin yields the protein MGAFAPLLRNDRRMLDRVMRLIDECQRDPFGGIGKPELLKGDKSGFWSRRIDHEHRLVYKVTDEFVIVHAALGHYDD from the coding sequence ATGGGAGCATTTGCGCCATTGCTTCGCAATGACAGGCGAATGCTCGACCGCGTTATGCGTCTGATTGACGAATGTCAACGCGACCCCTTCGGCGGAATTGGCAAGCCAGAACTACTAAAAGGTGACAAAAGCGGCTTCTGGTCGCGGCGAATTGACCATGAACATCGTTTGGTTTACAAAGTCACCGATGAATTTGTGATTGTTCACGCAGCGTTGGGGCATTACGACGATTAA
- a CDS encoding NADH-quinone oxidoreductase subunit B: MGVISKAEVLEGYIGEGYQLTTVEKALGLARANSIWPLPFATSCCGIEFMATMGTNYDLARFGMERLSFSPRQSDLLMVMGTIAKKMGPVLKQVYTQMAEPKWVIAVGACASSGGIFDTYSVLQGIDKVIPVDVYVPGCPPRPEQIIDGVMKIQELVRNEPLRRRYSPEYQHLLEKYQIG, translated from the coding sequence ATGGGTGTCATTTCAAAAGCAGAAGTGCTCGAAGGGTATATCGGCGAAGGATATCAGCTGACCACCGTCGAGAAAGCGTTGGGTCTGGCCCGCGCCAATTCTATATGGCCGTTGCCTTTCGCCACCTCGTGCTGCGGCATTGAGTTCATGGCCACGATGGGCACGAACTACGACCTTGCCCGATTCGGCATGGAACGACTTTCTTTTTCTCCACGCCAGTCCGATTTGCTCATGGTGATGGGCACGATAGCCAAGAAGATGGGCCCCGTGTTGAAGCAAGTCTATACCCAAATGGCAGAGCCTAAATGGGTTATCGCGGTAGGGGCCTGCGCCAGTTCGGGCGGCATTTTCGACACCTATTCGGTGTTGCAGGGCATTGACAAGGTGATTCCGGTGGATGTGTATGTGCCCGGCTGCCCGCCCCGCCCGGAGCAAATCATTGACGGCGTGATGAAAATACAGGAGCTGGTGAGAAACGAGCCGCTTCGCCGCCGCTATTCGCCGGAGTATCAACATCTTTTGGAGAAATATCAAATCGGGTAA
- a CDS encoding UPF0175 family protein: MTLTIPDELLGAKMTEEELRLEIAIAMYAANKMSFGKARKLAGLDWFRFRQILAERNVPVHYGIEQFEEDLRTIENMPA, from the coding sequence ATGACACTCACCATTCCTGATGAATTGCTTGGTGCAAAAATGACAGAAGAGGAACTACGCCTTGAAATAGCAATTGCCATGTATGCTGCCAACAAAATGTCTTTTGGCAAGGCACGCAAACTGGCGGGATTGGATTGGTTTCGTTTTCGGCAAATACTCGCCGAACGAAATGTCCCCGTGCACTATGGCATCGAGCAGTTTGAAGAAGATTTACGCACCATTGAAAATATGCCCGCCTGA
- a CDS encoding DUF3368 domain-containing protein encodes MPALFKKVIVPTKVMSELQLLETDFRHNLFVLKNASWLEVAVVQNVAHVNLLRAFLDDGESEAIALAKEIGADYLLIDEIEGREAALAEGLKIIGLLGVFMRAKNAGLITLLRPILDDLRIKANFYIHDSPYRQVLQQSGE; translated from the coding sequence TTGCCTGCTCTTTTCAAAAAAGTCATTGTGCCTACAAAAGTGATGTCGGAATTGCAGTTGCTGGAAACCGATTTCAGGCATAATCTTTTCGTTCTGAAAAACGCTTCTTGGTTAGAGGTCGCCGTAGTGCAAAACGTTGCTCATGTCAATCTGCTGCGTGCCTTTTTGGATGATGGGGAATCCGAAGCCATAGCACTGGCTAAGGAAATCGGAGCAGATTATTTGTTGATTGACGAGATAGAAGGCAGGGAGGCCGCGCTTGCTGAAGGACTCAAAATCATTGGGCTGTTGGGTGTGTTCATGCGAGCGAAGAATGCCGGGTTGATAACTCTTTTACGCCCAATTCTGGATGACCTGCGAATTAAAGCGAACTTCTACATCCACGATAGTCCTTATCGTCAAGTATTGCAGCAATCGGGAGAATGA
- a CDS encoding nucleotidyltransferase domain-containing protein → MTTGQKFFEQHKAQLIELCRRYPVERLYLFVSILTDQFDPKKSDVDVQVFFEANGDPVKKGKLKWNFWDELENLFARKVDMLTEQPLQNPFFKKEIESTRHLVYERKREEAFV, encoded by the coding sequence ATGACCACCGGCCAAAAATTCTTCGAGCAACACAAAGCGCAACTCATCGAGTTGTGTCGCCGCTACCCAGTGGAGCGGCTGTATTTGTTCGTCTCGATTTTGACCGACCAATTTGACCCAAAGAAAAGCGACGTGGATGTGCAGGTGTTTTTTGAAGCAAATGGAGACCCTGTCAAGAAGGGCAAATTGAAATGGAATTTTTGGGACGAACTGGAAAATTTGTTTGCAAGAAAAGTAGATATGCTCACGGAGCAACCCCTTCAAAATCCATTTTTTAAAAAAGAAATTGAATCAACCCGGCACTTGGTTTATGAGCGAAAACGAGAAGAAGCATTTGTTTGA
- a CDS encoding NADH-quinone oxidoreductase subunit C encodes MKNELILARVEQQHPGFIVSHDVAHDGILNVETPREQVFELLKFLRDDEELHYHFLTTLCGIHYPENAGRELGVIYHLHNWPQNRRLRVKTFVPLDDPHIPTVTTLWPTANWMERQEYDFFGIIFTGHPDLRRILNVDDLDVFPMRKEYRLEDGTRTDKDDRFFGRKGHEGREFD; translated from the coding sequence ATGAAAAACGAACTCATCCTCGCCCGCGTCGAACAACAGCATCCCGGCTTCATCGTGTCGCACGATGTAGCGCACGATGGTATCCTGAACGTGGAAACGCCGCGAGAACAAGTCTTTGAGTTGTTGAAATTTCTGCGCGACGACGAGGAGTTGCACTATCACTTCCTAACCACGCTCTGCGGCATCCACTATCCCGAAAACGCGGGACGCGAATTGGGCGTGATTTATCACCTCCACAACTGGCCGCAAAACCGCCGCCTCCGCGTGAAAACGTTTGTCCCGCTCGACGACCCGCATATACCGACCGTCACCACGCTCTGGCCAACAGCCAACTGGATGGAGCGGCAGGAATACGATTTTTTCGGCATCATCTTCACCGGCCACCCCGACCTGCGTCGCATCCTCAATGTGGACGACCTCGACGTGTTCCCGATGCGCAAGGAGTACCGGCTTGAAGATGGGACGCGGACGGACAAGGACGACCGGTTTTTTGGGAGGAAGGGGCATGAAGGGAGGGAGTTTGATTGA
- a CDS encoding MHS family MFS transporter, with translation MSTSTSETPERGLMQVILASSVGTLIEWYDFYIYGAMSTIIAGQFFPKENPTAGFLATLATFAAGFIVRPFGALVFGRLGDLIGRKYTFLVTLLLMGGSTFAIGLIPGYEQIGMWAPFIILVLRLLQGLALGGEYGGAATYVAEHAPSGRRGYYTSYIQTTATLGFFLSLGVILLVRNAVGVEAFDRWGWRVPFLVSIFLIGISVYIRLRMAESPLFAKIKKEGKISKNPLKESFAKKENLKMVLLALFGAVMGQGVVWYTGQFYAQTFIERTLGVEFEQTRYLLCIAILAATPFFLVFGAWSDRIGRKPIMLAGMLLAVLTYRPIYKAMHGLTETDVAKTSRVESFNASLLPSGDSLTVKTLWEENPNGTVIKMAAKQTVFADKTLQAKTETSRTVWLSSSAFWWMTFLVFLQILYVTMVYGPIAAFLVELFPTRIRYTSMSLPYHIGNGIFGGLTPYIATRLVTESKNFTPDGNTDPYFGLWYPIAIAAVCFVIGLLYLPTRNQVDEG, from the coding sequence ATGTCAACTTCTACCTCCGAAACTCCCGAACGCGGCCTCATGCAGGTCATTCTCGCCTCCTCGGTAGGTACGCTCATCGAGTGGTACGACTTTTACATTTACGGCGCCATGAGCACCATCATCGCCGGGCAGTTTTTTCCCAAAGAAAACCCGACGGCGGGTTTTTTGGCGACGCTGGCGACGTTCGCCGCAGGCTTCATCGTGCGGCCTTTCGGGGCGCTCGTGTTCGGGCGCTTGGGCGACCTGATTGGGCGAAAATACACGTTCCTGGTCACGCTCTTGCTCATGGGCGGCTCCACGTTTGCCATCGGCCTGATTCCGGGCTACGAGCAAATCGGGATGTGGGCGCCGTTTATCATCCTCGTGCTCAGGCTGTTGCAAGGGCTGGCGCTCGGCGGCGAGTACGGCGGCGCGGCGACTTATGTGGCCGAACACGCTCCTTCCGGCAGGCGCGGCTACTATACTTCTTACATCCAAACGACGGCGACGCTGGGCTTTTTCCTCTCGCTCGGCGTGATTTTGCTCGTGCGCAACGCTGTGGGCGTGGAGGCGTTCGACCGTTGGGGCTGGCGCGTACCCTTTCTCGTGTCCATTTTCCTGATTGGCATTTCGGTCTATATCCGGCTGCGCATGGCTGAATCTCCTTTGTTTGCAAAAATCAAAAAGGAAGGGAAAATCTCGAAAAACCCCTTGAAGGAGTCGTTTGCCAAAAAAGAAAATTTGAAAATGGTGCTGCTCGCCCTATTCGGCGCGGTGATGGGGCAAGGCGTGGTGTGGTACACGGGGCAGTTTTACGCGCAAACTTTTATCGAACGCACGCTCGGCGTGGAGTTCGAGCAGACGCGCTACTTGCTCTGCATCGCTATTTTGGCGGCCACGCCGTTTTTCCTCGTGTTCGGCGCGTGGTCGGACCGAATCGGGCGCAAGCCCATCATGCTCGCCGGGATGTTGCTGGCGGTGCTGACCTACCGACCGATTTACAAGGCGATGCACGGCCTGACGGAGACCGATGTTGCAAAAACGAGCCGGGTTGAATCCTTCAACGCATCGTTGCTCCCAAGCGGCGATTCTTTGACTGTCAAAACCTTGTGGGAAGAAAACCCGAATGGCACGGTCATAAAAATGGCGGCGAAGCAGACGGTTTTTGCCGATAAAACTTTGCAAGCCAAAACTGAAACGTCCCGCACGGTGTGGCTTTCCTCGTCGGCTTTTTGGTGGATGACCTTCTTGGTTTTTCTACAAATCCTCTACGTCACGATGGTTTATGGCCCCATCGCGGCCTTCTTGGTGGAGTTGTTCCCGACGCGCATTCGCTACACGTCCATGTCGCTGCCGTACCATATCGGCAATGGCATCTTCGGCGGCCTCACGCCCTACATTGCCACGCGATTGGTGACGGAGAGCAAGAACTTTACCCCCGACGGCAACACCGACCCCTATTTCGGGCTGTGGTACCCGATTGCGATTGCGGCGGTTTGTTTTGTGATAGGTTTGCTTTATTTGCCAACTCGAAATCAAGTTGATGAGGGTTGA
- a CDS encoding DUF4249 family protein has protein sequence MKKLLLLAPFSVFLAACSNEFDVTTNWKEIPVAYAFLSPQDTAHYIRVEKAFLDPEKSALEIAQIPDSLYYPESDIAVYLQRVSTNQLFQLYRVDGTQEGFPRKGGIFATQPNYLYKIRNTEMDSLRRGEPYRLVIKRADGQPDVTAQTTIPRDFAFQRPNPSMIPPTVFFDPGENVRVEWRGDTNSTYFNLMFNIRYREESGDGSVLGRDTLTWVVATNLKRGSSIVNTSFGPFYRTEHLVPSDNFFRFLADNIQPTTDKFRYFEFMSITLLGGGKEIEDLLLVASANAGLTGAEILPAYTNLSEGFGLFTARNSTTLQNVLIDIRTVDKMNQSPLTQGLNFRY, from the coding sequence ATGAAAAAACTGCTCCTGCTTGCCCCTTTTTCGGTGTTTCTGGCCGCCTGCTCCAACGAATTCGATGTCACCACCAACTGGAAAGAAATCCCGGTGGCCTATGCTTTTCTTTCGCCCCAAGACACTGCCCACTACATCCGAGTCGAGAAAGCATTCCTCGACCCCGAAAAAAGCGCCCTCGAAATCGCGCAGATACCCGACTCGCTTTACTACCCCGAAAGCGACATCGCGGTGTACTTGCAGCGCGTCAGCACCAACCAACTCTTCCAACTTTATCGGGTGGATGGCACGCAAGAAGGCTTCCCGCGCAAGGGGGGCATTTTTGCTACTCAACCCAACTACCTATATAAGATAAGAAACACGGAAATGGATAGCCTGAGAAGAGGCGAGCCATACCGCCTGGTCATAAAACGCGCCGATGGACAACCAGATGTCACGGCTCAGACCACCATCCCGCGCGATTTTGCTTTTCAGCGTCCCAATCCTTCGATGATACCGCCAACCGTTTTCTTCGACCCGGGTGAAAATGTCAGGGTAGAGTGGCGGGGCGACACCAATTCCACTTACTTCAACCTGATGTTCAATATCCGTTATCGAGAAGAATCGGGCGATGGCAGTGTGCTCGGGCGCGACACCTTGACATGGGTGGTGGCTACCAATCTCAAGCGAGGCAGTTCCATTGTCAATACTTCCTTTGGGCCATTCTACCGGACGGAGCACTTGGTGCCTTCCGACAACTTCTTCCGTTTTTTGGCCGATAACATCCAGCCCACCACCGACAAATTCCGCTACTTTGAATTTATGAGCATCACACTGCTGGGAGGGGGCAAGGAAATAGAGGACTTGTTGCTGGTGGCTTCTGCCAATGCTGGCCTCACGGGCGCGGAGATATTGCCTGCCTACACGAACCTTTCGGAAGGATTCGGCCTGTTTACCGCTCGCAACAGCACCACACTCCAAAATGTGCTGATTGACATCAGGACAGTAGATAAAATGAACCAAAGCCCGCTCACGCAGGGGCTTAACTTCCGATATTAG
- a CDS encoding putative toxin-antitoxin system toxin component, PIN family, translating into MPKFVIDTNVWVMSLTSRSKYHPIYLALVAQKFELAVNHDILLEYEEIITEKYGERTAQNFIDLLHILPNVHFVQSYFQWRLIAADEDDDKYVDTCIAYGADMLVSEDGHFDILEQIPFPKVTRIRIDEFLALVKSL; encoded by the coding sequence ATGCCTAAATTCGTTATTGACACCAACGTTTGGGTGATGTCGCTGACTTCTCGCTCGAAGTACCACCCGATTTATCTCGCGCTCGTGGCGCAAAAATTTGAACTGGCAGTGAATCACGACATTCTGCTTGAATATGAGGAAATTATCACAGAAAAATATGGCGAGCGCACTGCACAGAATTTCATTGATTTGTTGCATATTCTGCCGAATGTCCACTTTGTTCAATCCTACTTTCAGTGGCGCTTGATAGCAGCCGATGAGGACGACGACAAGTATGTGGACACTTGCATTGCCTATGGCGCAGATATGCTGGTTTCGGAAGACGGGCATTTCGACATATTGGAACAAATTCCTTTTCCAAAAGTGACGCGGATTCGGATTGACGAGTTTTTGGCACTTGTCAAGTCGCTCTAA
- a CDS encoding NADH-quinone oxidoreductase subunit A, whose amino-acid sequence MDPSGYFPIVLQSLVALGFVALVLIVVPMLGPRRQSAKKGENFESGIASVGNARFPVSIKYLMTAILFVLFDVEVIFFYPYAVNFREMGFEGFYAVLIFVAVFLIGFYYVMRKGAFEWDK is encoded by the coding sequence ATGGACCCGTCCGGCTATTTCCCCATTGTACTTCAGTCGCTTGTCGCGCTTGGTTTTGTCGCCTTGGTACTCATCGTGGTGCCGATGCTTGGGCCGCGTCGGCAAAGCGCCAAAAAGGGCGAGAATTTTGAGAGCGGCATCGCCAGCGTCGGCAACGCCCGTTTCCCAGTTTCCATCAAATACCTCATGACCGCCATCTTGTTTGTTTTGTTCGATGTGGAGGTGATATTTTTCTACCCTTACGCAGTCAATTTTAGGGAGATGGGCTTCGAAGGATTTTATGCCGTGCTCATTTTTGTGGCCGTGTTTCTCATCGGATTTTATTATGTGATGCGCAAAGGCGCGTTCGAGTGGGACAAATAA
- the panB gene encoding 3-methyl-2-oxobutanoate hydroxymethyltransferase, which translates to MSATTGEIKRVTTHVIQAMKTRGEKIAMLTAYDFSMARILDEAGIDVLLVGDSASNVMAGHETTLPITLDQMIYHAQSVVRAVKRAMVVVDLPFGSYQSNPEIALSSAIRVMKESGAHAIKLEGGAEVEKSIKRILMAGIPVMGHLGLTPQSIYKFGTYTVRAKEEAEAAKLREDAKLLENLGCFAIVLEKIPAQLAKEVSESLEIPTIGIGAGKHADGQVLVTHDMLGITKDFKPRFLRRYLELFDEVGNATKQYIADVKAMDFPSDSEQY; encoded by the coding sequence ATGTCTGCAACAACCGGCGAAATCAAGCGCGTCACTACCCACGTCATTCAGGCCATGAAAACACGCGGCGAAAAAATCGCCATGCTCACGGCCTACGATTTTTCAATGGCCCGCATCCTCGACGAGGCAGGCATTGACGTGCTGCTCGTGGGCGACTCGGCATCGAACGTGATGGCGGGCCACGAGACCACGCTTCCCATCACGCTTGACCAGATGATTTACCATGCCCAATCGGTGGTGCGAGCGGTGAAACGCGCCATGGTGGTGGTGGATTTGCCATTCGGCAGTTACCAGTCAAACCCAGAAATCGCTCTGTCGAGCGCCATACGGGTCATGAAAGAGTCGGGGGCGCACGCGATAAAACTGGAAGGGGGCGCAGAGGTGGAGAAGTCCATCAAGCGAATCCTGATGGCGGGCATACCGGTCATGGGGCATTTGGGGCTGACCCCGCAGAGCATTTACAAGTTTGGCACATACACGGTGCGAGCCAAAGAAGAGGCAGAAGCCGCCAAACTGCGCGAGGATGCCAAACTGCTCGAAAACCTTGGCTGCTTTGCCATTGTGCTCGAAAAAATACCTGCCCAACTCGCCAAAGAAGTGTCAGAAAGCCTCGAAATACCGACTATCGGCATCGGCGCTGGCAAGCACGCTGACGGCCAAGTGCTGGTGACACACGATATGCTGGGCATCACCAAAGATTTCAAGCCGCGCTTTTTGCGGCGCTATCTGGAACTGTTTGACGAGGTGGGCAATGCTACCAAACAATACATCGCCGATGTGAAAGCAATGGATTTCCCAAGTGACTCGGAGCAGTATTGA
- a CDS encoding SDR family NAD(P)-dependent oxidoreductase: protein MKLLLIGMGPGIGLALARRFGREGFEILMVARNEQKLKDFEAQLAAENIRAKGYPVDIAAEDSYIRMLEKLAAEHSDIEVLHYNPSAFNPALPSQISLPVFLNDFKINVMGALSAAQAVFPHMKSRGRGTLFFTGGGTALKAPPAMASLGIGKAGLRSLVFSLAQECKPLGIHVATLTICGAVEPGTRFDPDLIAGEFWRIYAQPKEQWETEVVLQ, encoded by the coding sequence ATGAAACTGCTACTTATTGGAATGGGGCCGGGCATAGGCCTGGCATTGGCAAGGCGTTTTGGGCGCGAGGGCTTTGAAATCCTGATGGTGGCCCGCAATGAGCAAAAACTCAAGGATTTCGAGGCGCAATTGGCTGCCGAAAACATCCGTGCGAAGGGGTATCCCGTTGACATCGCGGCAGAAGATTCATACATTCGTATGCTCGAGAAACTGGCTGCCGAACATTCGGATATCGAAGTGTTGCACTACAACCCCAGTGCTTTCAACCCTGCTCTTCCCTCTCAGATTTCGCTCCCTGTTTTTCTCAACGATTTTAAAATCAACGTGATGGGCGCTTTATCGGCAGCACAAGCGGTATTTCCCCATATGAAATCTCGCGGGCGCGGCACCCTGTTTTTCACGGGTGGCGGCACTGCATTGAAGGCTCCGCCTGCCATGGCTTCGTTGGGCATTGGAAAAGCCGGGCTGCGCAGTTTGGTATTCTCGCTCGCGCAAGAGTGCAAGCCGCTTGGCATCCATGTCGCCACACTCACCATCTGTGGCGCGGTAGAGCCTGGCACGAGGTTCGACCCCGATTTGATTGCAGGAGAGTTTTGGCGCATTTACGCCCAACCCAAAGAACAGTGGGAGACCGAAGTCGTATTGCAATGA
- the mltG gene encoding endolytic transglycosylase MltG — protein MSPQKSSRWKHLLPILFLLLLVGGYFAWQPLKAIYFSGVPEHLEERYVCIPTGSSFEEVVFLLKKGGFVTDESDFRWLAEQMNYKKDKMRAGRFEVKPGWSNRDLIQHLRNGAQSPVRLILNNERLPEEVAGVAARFIEADSLSLINTFRDRVFLNEIGYSAENLLTAFIPNTYEIYWNTDAKGFVKRMLKEHETFWSKNNRRAKAQALGLSESEVYILASIVERETNANSEKPTIAGVYLNRLRIGMKLQADPTSVFATRDFATRRVTEYHTTYDSPYNTYMYKGLPPGPISMASIPSIDAVLNPTQHKYLYFCAKPDESGTHAFAETFAAHKVNAERFQAYVRKRGR, from the coding sequence ATGAGTCCACAAAAATCGTCGCGCTGGAAACACCTGTTGCCCATCCTTTTTTTGCTCCTCCTCGTGGGCGGATACTTTGCTTGGCAACCATTAAAGGCCATCTATTTTTCGGGAGTTCCCGAACATTTGGAAGAACGCTACGTCTGCATACCAACGGGTTCTTCTTTTGAGGAAGTGGTCTTTCTTTTGAAAAAAGGCGGATTCGTCACCGATGAATCGGATTTCAGGTGGCTGGCGGAACAGATGAATTACAAAAAAGACAAAATGCGCGCGGGCAGGTTTGAGGTGAAACCGGGATGGAGCAACCGCGACCTGATTCAACATCTGCGCAACGGCGCCCAATCCCCCGTGCGCCTCATACTGAACAACGAGCGCCTGCCGGAAGAGGTGGCTGGCGTGGCGGCACGGTTCATTGAGGCGGATTCTCTTTCCCTCATCAACACTTTCCGCGACAGGGTTTTCCTGAATGAAATTGGGTATTCCGCCGAAAATCTCTTGACTGCTTTTATCCCCAACACTTACGAGATTTATTGGAACACGGACGCGAAAGGGTTCGTCAAGCGAATGCTGAAAGAACACGAGACGTTTTGGAGCAAGAACAATCGTCGAGCAAAAGCCCAAGCACTCGGATTGTCAGAATCGGAAGTTTATATTTTGGCTTCCATCGTCGAGCGAGAGACGAATGCCAACTCGGAAAAACCAACCATCGCGGGGGTCTATCTCAATCGCCTGCGCATCGGCATGAAATTGCAAGCCGACCCAACCTCGGTGTTTGCCACACGCGATTTCGCAACCCGTCGCGTGACGGAATATCACACAACTTACGACTCGCCCTACAACACATATATGTACAAGGGGTTGCCGCCAGGGCCTATTAGCATGGCTTCTATTCCAAGCATCGATGCGGTGCTCAATCCCACTCAGCACAAGTACCTTTATTTCTGCGCCAAGCCCGATGAGTCGGGCACACACGCTTTTGCGGAGACCTTCGCCGCGCACAAGGTCAATGCCGAGCGATTCCAAGCATATGTGCGAAAAAGAGGGCGTTGA